One Methanobrevibacter boviskoreani JH1 genomic window, TATATGCTAGTGGAAAATCTGGATCTACTGGTGGTTGCAATATAAATAATGTTCCTATGGGATCATATGTTGCAACCGTAAAATGTACTGGTTATACTACTGTTACAGATGATTTAGATGTTGAAGGGAATGTTGCAGATAAAATTGTATCTTTAACTGCAACATAATAAATAATTATAGAAGGGTTATTTAAGATGAATAATTTTGATTTTAATATCATTGAATTAAAAAATTATCTTAAAATGAATAATATAACTTTGGATTTAACTGATGAAGAATTAATTAATTTGTGTGAAGTTAAATTAAATCAACTTGAAGGTTTAATTGGAATAAATATTAATCCAAAAGTAAATACTATTTACATTAATAATTTTTCATCCGATGTTATTCTTCTTGATTATTACCCTGTACTTTCAATTCAAAAATTAATTATTAATGATAAAAACTTAAATTTAGATGATTATATGCTTATACCAAAGGAAGGTATAATATATTTTAATCATATTTTTAATGGAAAAATTGAATTAGAATATCTTGTTGGGTTTACTCAACAAGAATTTAACAGTACAATCAAATCATTACTATATGATATTATATTATATACATTTCAAAAAGCAGATAATCAATTTGGTGAAATATCATCAATAACTGAAGGTAATGTGTCTATTTCATATAATTCAAATACATCACTTTACACACAAATCAATAATAAAATTAATTCTTTAAAAAATAGGTATCATTGTAGGTGTGTGATGTTATGAGTTTATTCTTCCCAAATGCTAAAATCCGTGTTTATAGATATACTGAAACTGGAGATTATGATGATGATGGGGAACCTGAATTTGTAAATAAATTCATTGCAGAATATATAGCAGATATTCAGAAAAAAAGATTTGATAATGAAAACTCCGAACATGGTAATGAACAAAAAAATCAATATATAGCAAATCTTGAACCATCAGCAAACGTTCAAGAAGAAGATATTATTCTCTATAATGGACAATATTTTAAAGTTTATGGACGTCCAGCATTATGGAATCATTTCTTAAATCATATGGAATTAACCTTATTTGAATTACGTGTACCTCCAATAAAATTAGAAGATTAAAAACATTACTCATTTTTTTTAAATTTAAAAAATTTTTTTTACTTGGGGATATGGATTAATATGTTAGGTTTTAAAATTGATATATCTGGATCGGGAATGGAAAAATTATCACAAAAAACATATTCGGCAATCCTTTCTGATGTTCTCGATCATATTACTGATGAGGCAGTACATGAAATGATGAAACCAGGTGAAGGTGTAGCTGGGGGGAAAAATCCAAGTGGAGGAGCTCCTGTAGATACTGGAAATTTAAGGGGAAGTATTGTTTCTTATAAAGGG contains:
- a CDS encoding carboxypeptidase-like regulatory domain-containing protein; the encoded protein is MHYTINDGTNPITGASVTLKNKVTGEVYASGKSGSTGGCNINNVPMGSYVATVKCTGYTTVTDDLDVEGNVADKIVSLTAT